A window of Melospiza melodia melodia isolate bMelMel2 chromosome Z, bMelMel2.pri, whole genome shotgun sequence contains these coding sequences:
- the ZNF366 gene encoding zinc finger protein 366, whose amino-acid sequence MESPSLEEFGPQRRKLNMMKNEETSFNVDNTRASPFSLCLQPLSPVTKPHRATQFDEEFRTHLSHFRYGPPPLENMETFQGSLEGGSRKRKSMPTKMPPPITLEDSSSSPDRPEDHDMGSSSLPLVFQQPTQPKYSSQMIDLCNFGFQFYRTLEHFGAKPIKQEPVKPSMAWPSNPAFMQAPYPYYPKVHPGLVFPFIVPPNFHFRNPLQMKRPAEPPFRRAEVRESGENKQKVERVDVNLQIDDSYYVDVGGEQKRWQCPMCEKSYTSKYNLVTHILGHSGIKPHACTRCGKLFKQLSHLHTHMLTHQGTRPHKCQVCHKAFTQTSHLKRHMMQHSDIKPYNCRICGRGFAYPSELKAHESKHESGRENICVECGLDFPTLAQLKRHLTTHRGPIQYNCTECDKTFQYPSQLQNHMMKHKDIRPYICTECGMEFVQPHHLKQHSLTHKGVKEHKCGICGREFTLLANMKRHVLIHTNIRAYQCHLCFKSFVQKQTLKAHMIVHSDVKPFKCKLCGKEFNRMHNLMGHMHLHSDSKPFKCLYCPSKFTLKGNLTRHMKVKHGVMERGFHSQGFGRGRIALSQTNVLRSLEQEEPFDLSQKSQGKGISFHSDGESAKGSSCQEEEEDNCYEVDRYSPATYHHDDNKLYMAQDLSGKPECMMKDFRESYCNEKKEVLSEGGLGKRIGNSDKEERCGEGELANSKEHLSFRSFEKARLGHSLSDYLYFKHKNKSLKELLEKKMEKQTMLLGI is encoded by the exons GAATTTGGGCCACAGAGAAGAAAATTGAATATGATGAAGAACGAAGAAACAAGTTTTAATGTGGACAATACCCGAGCCTCTCCCTTctccctctgcctgcagccactcaGCCCCGTTACAAAGCCACACAGAGCAACACAATTTGATGAAGAATTCAGAACACACCTCTCACATTTCCGCTATGGTCCTCCTCCTCTTGAAAACATGGAAACATTCCAGGGGTCCTTGGAAGGAGGGTCTCGCAAACGTAAGAGCATGCCAACAAAAATGCCTCCTCCCATCACCCTTGAGGATTCCTCATCATCACCAGATCGACCTGAGGATCACGACATGGGCTCTTCCAGTCTCCCCTTGGTGTTCCAACAGCCAACTCAGCCCAAGTACAGTTCCCAGATGATTGACCTCTGCAACTTTGGTTTTCAGTTCTACAGAACTCTGGAGCATTTTGGAGCCAAGCCCATTAAGCAAGAACCAGTGAAGCCTAGCATGGCATGGCCCAGTAACCCAGCATTCATGCAGGCTCCTTACCCTTATTATCCTAAAGTCCATCCTGGCTTAGTGTTTCCTTTCATTGTACCACCAAACTTTCATTTCAGGAACCCTTTGCAAATGAAAAGACCTGCAGAACCACCCTTCAGGAGGGCTGAAGTAAGAGAAAGTggtgaaaacaaacagaaagtgGAAAGAGTAGATGTCAACCTTCAGATAGATGACAGCTACTATGTTGATGTGGGGGGTGAGCAGAAACGCTGGCAATGTCCCATGTGTGAGAAGTCCTATACATCCAAGTACAATTTGGTCACCCATATCTTGGGTCACAGTGGCATTAAACCACATGCTTGCACCCGGTGTGGCAAGCTTTTCAAGCAGCTGAGCCACTTGCACACGCATATGTTGACACACCAGGGCACTCGGCCACATAAGTGCCAGGTGTGCCACAAGGCTTTCACTCAAACCAGTCACCTTAAGAGACACATGATGCAACACAGTGATATCAAACCTTACAACTGCAGGATCTGTGGCAGGGGTTTTGCCTACCCCAGTGAACTGAAAGCACATGAGTCTAAGCATGAGAGTGGACGAGAGAACATTTGTGTGGAGTGTGGTCTGGACTTTCCAACTCTGGCCCAGCTGAAGAGACACCTAACCACCCACCGTGGCCCTATACAGTACAATTGCACCGAGTGTGATAAGACCTTCCAGTACCCAAGTCAGCTGCAAAACCACATGATGAAGCACAAAGACATCCGCCCATACATCTGCACTGAATGCGGCATGGAGTTTGTGCAGCCCCACCACCTGAAGCAACACTCCCTGACTCACAAG ggtGTGAAAGAGCACAAATGTGGAATTTGTGGCCGGGAATTTACTCTGCTGGCCAACATGAAGCGACATGTCCTGATCCACACCAATATCAGAGCCTATCAATGCCATTTGTGCTTCAAGAGCTTTGTGCAAAAGCAGACTCTCAAGGCCCACATGATTGTTCACTCTGATGTCAAACCCTTTAAATGCAAG CTGTGTGGAAAGGAGTTTAACAGAATGCACAATTTAATGGGACACATGCACTTGCACTCAGATAGTAAGCCATTTAAGTGCCTCTACTGTCCCAGCAAATTCACCTTGAAGGGGAACCTAACCAGGCACATGAAAGTCAAACATGGAGTCATGGAAAGAGGATTTCACTCTCAAG GTTTTGGAAGAGGAAGGATTGCTCTGTCCCAGACAAATGTCTTGAGAAGCTTGGAACAGGAAGAGCCATTTGATCTGTCCCAGAAAAGCCAAGGGAAGGGTATCTCATTTCATTCTGATGGTGAGAGTGCCAAGGGAAGCTCATgtcaggaagaagaggaagacaaCTGCTATGAGGTGGACCGATACAGCCCTGCCACATACCATCATGATGACAACAAGCTGTACATGGCTCAAGATCTCTCTGGCAAACCTGAGTGCATGATGAAGGACTTCAGAGAGTCCTACTGCAATGAGAagaaagaggtgttaagtgaggGAGGACTGGGGAAGAGAATAGGAAATTCAGACAAAGAGGAGAGATGTGGAGAGGGAGAGCTTGCAAACAGCAAAGAACATCTCAGCTTTAGATCCTTTGAAAAGGCCAGACTTGGTCACTCTCTCTCTGATTACTTGTATTTCAAGCACAAGAACAAGAGTTTGAAAgaattgctggaaaaaaaaatggaaaaacaaacaaTGCTTCTAGGCATTTAA